The following nucleotide sequence is from Triticum dicoccoides isolate Atlit2015 ecotype Zavitan chromosome 7B, WEW_v2.0, whole genome shotgun sequence.
TAAGAGATACCATTGACCACTTTTTTGCCGGCTTAACAGATGCTCACACGAAACTTAGTCATGCTTTGAGAACATGGATTATTCGTTTTGTACCATCCCAATTATAACCAATTTGAACAATAAGGTTTAAAAATTAGATACTCCTTCCTCAGTGGTTGGCATGCACCTGTATTTAGCTTGTCAAGAATAATGAagaaaactagaattatagatttaCAAAAAATTACTTCAGCACATATAAGAACTGTAGATTGAGAAAGAGATATTAGGTACTTTAATGTATGTGAATATTCTTTGAATTTCAACGGAGTAATACTATTATCTTTAATTTCATTTTAATGATTATAGGAAAATTTACCATTTTATTTCTTACTTAGCTGTTCGAAACCACCTGCCTTGAATATTTACCATTATGGGCATGCCCAACACATTGAATTTTTACTTTAGGCCAGCAAAAAGACTAGGCTCAGCTCCTAGCACACAACCGACAGATATGCCCAGTAGAGTCCACATGCATGGTTTTATGGCAGCCTTGATGATTTCATAAACTATATTATATGCATGTCTTGTGGACCTCTATCGGGGGGCCTTATGTCTGCCTCCTGTACAGACTTGATATAGTTTTGTTGGAACGCTCATGAAGAGGATGTTGGATCCAACTACCGGCCGGTCCGCTTGACCACCAAGGCTTTGAAGCAAGTAACAAGTGTAATGTGATTGCGTAAATCTAATAATGGGACTTTTGTGGCGTCACATTCTGACGCCTCGCAAAATGCGAGATTCATCGATCTATATTACAGTACAATCGATAATAAGCCGATGTGGAACAACAACTAATAAACAGAGGTCATATCAGTATCATGCTCTATCATAGTATCATGGCACATGGAtctagaaaaataataaaaatagagCTTGTCAACAACTCTGCATTGAAATTTTATATTTAAGTAAATATGATGATATTAGGATACTGTTTTGTAATGTGATGCATTATGGCGTTTGTATCGTAAACTAGTATCCTACAAATTAAACTACTGTATGATTTTTATGCTATGACACCTTATAATGTACCATACCTATATGGTGCCAAAATATGAGTTGCAACTACACATAACTATCTAGTCATATCTAATTAATAATGGACCAATGTTTTGTAACCAAGCTTCGACCCAGGCTTATAAAAGATACAGAAATATCGCTTACAATGGCCTATTTTGAGTCCATTGGACGTTCTGTGCGGAAGAGCAGAGAGATAGCTGACCACTTTTCTGCCTGCTTAACAGATGGCCGCATGAAAGTTTAGTCGCGCATTGGGAAACAGTTTATTCCTTTTGTACCATCCAAAGTATAAACAAGTAGAATGATAAGGTTTACAAAATTAGGTAAAATAAATTCTTTAGTGGCTGGCATGCATAACTATTTGGCTTGTCAAAAATAATGAAACCAACTAGAATTATAGATTTACCAAAAAAGTACTTCAGCACATAGATGAACTAATAATAGAGAAAATGGAATTAGGCAGTTGGCCATCAATATTCTTCGAATTCAAAGGCAGCAATACCATCTTCAATTTAAGTTAAGGAGGATAGGGAATTTCCAAATTTAATGCTAATTCAGGTGTTCAAAACTACCTGCCTGGGACATTTACCGTTATGGCCAATGGACAAACATTTTATTTTTCTCTTGGAAAGGAAACAGACCAGGCTCGGCTCCAAGTTAACATTTGCAGAGATTCCCATTAGAGTCTATATGCCTGGCAAATTCTCCCTAGCATCGCAAATAACCCGAAAAGAACGAACCACAGAAACAACACACGTCCTCCAGAGGTTTGGATCCCAACCAGCGGCGATTCCCCAACAAAACCAAACTTACATTCTATAGACGACCCTTTTTTTGCTGGAATTCTATACACGACCCTGACGGCTGCAAACAAAGACCACAGACGACTCCCAATGGGCAGCGAACACACCGTGGTAGAACACAGAACAAACAGCTAACAGAACCCGGATAAGACCAGACACAGCTAACGGCCAAAACTCAGACAGGTCACAACAAAACAAGAAAAGGCAAACAACAGGAACAACGAAAAAAGCAATATATCCGGCCCACTCATAAGAAAAGGACAGCCCTCCCAACGAAGCACGGGCGCAATACATGGAACCCCAAAACATCGGTCGGAACCCCAAAACATCGGTCGGCACAAGAACGAAGCCTTCATGCAACACTTCTTCGAAAGCACCAGTACTTCATCTCCTTCGAAATAAGCTGACTGAAAAAACGTTCACGGTCAACAATCGAGACAGAatcagacaaaaagggagaaaggatCAAGAGCAGGTACCCCGGGAGTGTGTTCGCTAAGTGATACTACCTCcgccctggtttattagtcccctttgtaatttgtgttaaattttaaccaaggatttaactgacaaaatgttagtgaatGTCAATAAAACTTTTAtctttggattcgtatttgaacatagttttcaatgatatagttTTTGATGACATGCATGAATATTTGGTTAATTAAATttgtagtcaaaatttggcacagattatCATGGGGatcaataaactaggacggaggtagtacgcctTAAAGCACCGCAAAAGTCCATGAGTCAGGTATACAGAAAGACGATATGTGGAATAGCAGTTCGGCCAGCTGACCGAGTCGAACCATTTCAGGTACTCTCCCGCACAACTAAAAAAACCTGCAGTAGCACCGATGTCTCGGCCACTCTGAATCACCACCGCACAAACACCTAAACGATCAAGTCATGAACTGATCCCCCGCACATAGAAAAACGTTAATGGCTCGCGCAGAGTAGCACGTAGTAAAATGGCGGATAGGATTAATTTTAATGCGGAGGCTGGAACAACCCCATTTCGGAAAAAAGGTATGGAATGGTACCATGGTGCTGTCATTCTACAAGACCACCGCGGCGCCGTCAAGCTATATGGGcgcatcgctgccgcttagtgtacATATGCCGACTCAAACAAATCAAGACAAGTAACATAAAATGCATCCCCGGGAAAAACACCTCGCCCTTCCAGCGAGTGAAACGCATGTAGGCACCCTGTGGATAAACGTTGCCGCAGAAACATGCTGACCATAAATTTCCAAAGGTGTGGCCACGTTTGTGGCCGAGCATCCAAGCCAGAGCCCCGCTGATGAACATCGCCCACCTCCGTTCCACCACCGCGGCTACCAGACAGGGTTTTTTTTTAGCAATGGCTACCAGACTGGCTATGCATGTGCCCTGAACGACCTCTTTATTGAAGCCTCCGCAGAACACCCTCACCGGCAAGCCTGGACGTGCAGCTCGGGCTTGCCCCCTTGGCCCGAGCTTGTCCTCGCTCGCACCGAGTTGTGCTCAGCCCGATAGCTTATTTAACCGAGCTGAGTCTCGGAACTGTCCAGCCCGTTTGGCCCAACAAATTGGTGTATTTTTTTACTTTTGTGAAATTAGGGAAAGGATAGGATTGGGCTGGGCTTTTTGTTCACGATCCTAGCTCGTTGGGGATAGAGAGCGCAATTTCTCATTACATACTTGAGTCAAGATttttacccctcaaaaaaaaaaaacttgagTCAAGATTCAGCCGTCGCCATCCAGGGCAGAGCCCCCCATTGATGAACATTGCTACACAAACATGCATACCAAAATCTTCCCAGGGGCAAACAGATCCCACAAAACCCACCTCCCTTCCACCACCGCGGCTACCAAAGAAGGATGGATATGCGTGAGCCGTGACCGACCTCTTtattggagcttccgccgaactccGGCACCGGTAAGCCTGGACGTCGAGCTCGGGCTTTCCCACATGGCACGAGCTTGTCCTCATCCGCACCGAGTTGGGCTCAGCACCATAGCTTATCTAACAGAGCCGGTTAGTATTTATTGGACCGCGAAGAATCAAAATTGTGTGTTTTCCTATACTGAATTAATAGATTTACATAATCAAATTGCAGATTGCACAATGCTGAAACTCCTTCGCTTGCATTACCCATAGCATGGGGTTGGCTTCAATTGAGACAAAAATGTCACTGGTCAGCTCCTTAGCGTGACAATTAACACCACTTTCATATTACCTAAGAGATTAGATAAGGGAAGAAGGCAGGCAATTGATGAAAGCACTCCAGTCCAGTCGCCTCCGATCAGTGGCTTGTCAACCACCGGCCCAGGCTGGTCAATCTATAGGATTCCCATTCACTTAGACTTATTGGACAGACAGGTCAACCACATGACTGAGGGGATTAAGGTTTGTCTCGATTGCATCAATAAAACAAACCCCTATATATCCTTTTTTTTGGTATATAAAGTTCCAGCCAATTCGGATAGCTTGTGATAGAGTCAATACTGTGATTACCCTGGAATTTCAGCTCACACTTTCGGAAAGCTCGATAGTATCGTATTCCGCTCGTATGCCATTCCTTGAACCCGAAATGGCAAGCGGCACGGGGAATTTCTTTCTTCTCTCCTATGTATCACCGATCTTGGGTCAAGCCAGTCTCGGCTCGGTCCAGCCCATTTGGCCCAACAAGTTGGTGTACTTTTTGTTTTTGTGAAAGGAGGGATAGGATANNNNNNNNNNNNNNNNNNNNNNNNNNNNNNNNNNNNNNNNNNNNNNNNNNNNNNNNNNNNNNNNNNNNNNNNNNNNNNNNNNNNNNNNNNNNNNNNNNNNNNNNNNNNNNNNNNNNNNNNNNNNNNNNNNNNNNNNNNNNNNNNNNNNNNNNNNNNNNNNNNNNNNNNNNNNNNNNNNNNNNNNNNNNNNNNNNNNNNNNNNNNNNNNNNNNNNNNNNNNNNNNNNNNNNNNNNNNNNNNNNNNNNNNNNNNNNNNNNNNNNNNNNNNNNNNNNNNNNNNNNNNNNNNNNNNNNNNNNNNNNNNNNNNNNNNNNNNNNNNNNNNNNNNNNNNNNNNNNNNNNNNNNNNNNNNNNNNNNNNNNNNNNNNNNNNNNNNNNNNNNNNNNNNNNNNNNNNNNNNNNNNNNNNNNNNNNNNNNNNNNNNNNNNNNNNNNNNNNNNNNNNNNNNNNNNNNNNNNNNNNNNNNNNNNNNNNNNNNNNNNNNNNNNNNNNNNNNNNNNNNNNGATTGGCCTAGAACCCATACAAAGAAAATAAATGTGCATGTTTGGTTATCTTCAGGCCACTTAGGCCCATTTGTAGTCTTGTACGTACTCAGATGGTATTTAGCTTTCGCTGTGATAGGAATCTTTGTAATGTACCCTTTGTATTCGTGGCTCACTGGAGTCCTGCTTGTATATATATGTTCTTTTGTGGTGGTTCCATCGTGAACTCGTGTAATGGCACTGCTTGGTGGGCGTGTATGTTTCTACGTGCACCTTGTGCTTGGTGGGCGTCTCTGGATCGTTATTATGCGGAGCTTAGCACCAAATGTTAAAGTCTGTATAGTACCGATCTTCGGGTCTTACGAGCACGGTGGATAGACGCACCCAAGGTTGTGGCTAGGGGTAATACGGCGGTGACTACTTTTTCAGCGTGTGCATGAGGTTCTCGTCGAGAGTCTGCTATACTGGATGAGCGCTCCCGTTTCTCCTAGAGGGTGTCTCAGGGTATGCGAATGCTCCCGATGTCTAGGTGATGGTTTTTTGTGTGTTTTCAGGCATAAGGTCTTGCTGGCATGATTTTCACTCAATGTCGGGTTTGTACGTGTTGTGTGGTGGTTTCACGTTAGTTTGATGTATGCTCTTTGTCAGACGTTGATGAATAATCTAATAATGATTCTATTTGACATTATTTAAAATGGCTCTAAAAATAATTAGCCGCGCTTAAGGTTCCTTTAAAGTGATATTGTAATGCACTGGTCGTCATGTTGATTATGACTTCACTTTTGCTACCTCTGTCCACCTCTGTCCCAGAATATAACGTTTTGATAGGCTATTTTAGCctactaaaacatattttattttggaatggaggtagtATGTAATTGGCAACCAGCAGAAAAAACTTAGTCAATTAAATATGCTAGTTATGTAACTCTCAAGTGGGAACATAAATAAATTTCCTAGTTATTTGATGAGTATGGCTGTAACTCAATACACTAAATAACCAGGAAATTTATTCGACGAATCCATGAAGCATGTGACGTCAGCAAAgcatcttgttgttgttgttgtaggcaTAGGAGCTTGCGCGCCAGAGGAAGAGGGCAAAGCCGACAGCGTTAAGGCCAGCGAGCAAGCAGTAGAAGTAGTCAAGGTGAGCACGATTAAGGTTGTCCGCGAACCAGCTATCCCCGCCGGCGCTCCTGGTGATGCGGTCAATGAGGGAGATGAGGAAGACGCTGATGAAGTTGCCGATGCCCAAGACGCTGTAGTAGAGCGCCAGGCCCAAGCTGCGCTGCTCGTGTGGCATCTGGTCGTAGAAGAACTCCTGCATCCCGACTTCGGCGAACACGCTTGCCGTCGCCATCATCACATGCTGCGGCAGCAGCCACATCCAGCTCATTGGCACAGTGGCACCGGCAACATCCACTAGACCATGCTCGCGGGCCACCTTTAACCGCCGAGACTCCACAAGTGCCGCTGTTGACACCGCCGCAAGCGACATAGCTATGCCTGATCCCAAGCGTTGCAGCAACGTCAACCCCGATGGATTGGCCGTCATGGAGCGAAGCAATGGCACCAACACCCTGTCATAGAAAGGAACAAACACAAGGATTGTTGCCGGGCCAAACAGCAGCAGGGCGGCAGACGGCAACTCTAGGCAGCCAATGATGTGACGGTCTAGGGTGCGACCTTGCTTGTTGAACAGCGTCATGATTTGCGCAAACACCATACCATAGGATAGGCACGCCGCCCAGATAGACAACAGGTGCAGCATGCTGTGCGCCTCCTCTACCTCCTTGGCTATAGCAGCCGCTTCTTCCTCCTGTCGGGTTTCCTTGACAAGCCATGACACAATGCTCCGAGCAAGGAGCATGACGGGGTTGTTGGCGCCAGAGGTGGGCGTGTATAGGCGGTAGGTAGAGGTTCCAATGAGGAACACAATGGCGGCGCAGAGCACCGTGGTGCATAACATACCGTATCCAATTGCCCAACCAAAGGACTCCTGGATATATCCAACTCCACCGAGAGCCATGGTGGTACCAACGGCTAAGCAAAAGTACCACCAATTGAAGAAGGAGCTGCGTGCAGCATGCTCCCGAGGGTCNNNNNNNNNNNNNNNNNNNNNNNNNNNNNNNNNNNNNNNNNNNNNNNNNNNNNNNNNNNNNNNNNNNNNNNNNNNNNNNNNNNNNNNNNNNNNNNNNNNNNNNNNNNNNNNNNNNNNNNNNNNNNNNNNNNNNNNNNNNNNNNNNNNNNNNNNNNNNNNNNNNNNNNNNNNNNNNNNNNNNNNNNNNNNNNNNNNNNNNNNNNNNNNNNNNNNNNNNNNNNNNNNNNNNNNNNNNNNNNNNNNNNNNNNNNNNNNNNNNNNNNNNNNNNNNNNNNNNNNNNNNNNNNNNNNNNNNNNNNNNNNNNNNNNNNNNNNNNNNNNNNNNNNNNNNNNNNNNNNNNNNNNNNNNNNNNNNNNNNNNNNNNNNNNNNNNNNNNNNNNNNNNNNNNNNNNNNNNNNNNNNNNNNNNNNNNNNNNNNNNNNNNNNNNNNNNNNNNNNNNNNNNNNNNNNNNNNNNNNNNNNNNNNNNNNNNNNNNNNNNNNNNNNNNNNNNNNNNNNNNNNNNNNNNNNNNNNNNNNNNNNNNNNNNNNNNNNNNNNNNNNNNNNNNNNNNNNNNNNNNNNNNNNNNNNNNNNNNNNNNNNNNNNNNNNNNNNNNNNNNNNNNNNNNNNNNNNNNNNNNNNNNNNNNNNNNNNNNNNNNNNNNNNNNNNNNNNNNNNNNNNNNNNNNNNNNNNNNNNNNNNNNNNNNNNNNNNNNNNNNNNNNNNNNNNNNNNNNNNNNNNNNNNNNNNNNNNNNNNNNNNNNNNNNNNNNNNNNNNNNNNNNNNNNNNNNNNNNNNNNNNNNNNNNNNNNNNNNNNNNNNNNNNNNNNNNNNNNNNNNNNNNNNNNNNNNNNNNNNNNNNNNNNNNNNNNNNNNNNNNNNNNNNNNNNNNNNNNNNNNNNNNNNNNNNNNNNNNNNNNNNNNNNNNNNNNNNNNNNNNNNNNNNNNNNNNNNNNNNNNNNNNNNNNNNNNNNNNNNNNNNNNNNNNNNNNNNNNNNNNNNNNNNNNNNNNNNNNNNNNNNNNNNNNNNNNNNNNNNNNNNNNNNNNNNNNNNNNNNNNNNNNNNNNNNNNNNNNNNNNNNNNNNNNNNNNNNNNNNNNNNNNNNNNNNNNNNNNNNNNNNNNNNNNNNNNNNNNNNNNNNNNNNNNNNNNNNNNNNNNNNNNNNNNNNNNNNNNNNNNNNNNNNNNNNNNNNNNNNNNNNNNNNNNNNNNNNNNNNNNNNNNNNNNNNNNNNNNNNNNNNNNNNNNNNNNNNNNNNNNNNNNNNNNNNNNNNNNNNNNNNNNNNNNNNNNNNNNNNNNNNNNNNNNNNNNNNNNNNNNNNNNNNNNNNNNNNNNNNNNNNNNNNNNNNNNNNNNNNNNNNNNNNNNNNNNNNNNNNNNNNNNNNNNGGTCCAGCTCGGTGGCTCGTTTCAAAGCCCAGTGAGTTTTTTTTATGGAGATTTGCAGCCTAGTGTAATGACACGAGCAGCCCAAGCCCACTGAAGCACCCGGACTACACAAGTGACTCAAAAAAAACCATAGCGAGTGCGTACACAGGACGCCGGCCTCCTCGTCTGCTATAGGATTTGTttctccgccgccgcgccgcctctctGGTCACGACCTGACCGTCGTCCTCCTCGCCGTGCACAACGCTGAAAGACTCCCTCTTGACAACACCGGCGGACGCGCCGCATCGGACGACGCCGTTCGTCGCTCCCGTGGTTCCTCGCCAACTGTGCCGCCGCCCCAAGTGTCCGCCGCCCTGAGCATGAGCACACTGCATCAGCGCCGGCGGCGCGCACGCATTCAAACTGTACACAACACACCGGCGGCTAGCACGTGGACAACACGCATGCACTGGCACTAATTGACGCAGGCAAGCACGCACACTACATCCGCGTCCATGGATACAGCAGGGCACACACGAGCCACTTGGGCGGGACCGAGCCACAGCCAAGACGAGCCGAGCCTCCAAAAGCAGGCTCGTTCATCCAGCGAGCCGAGCCGAGCTTGGCTCGCTCATGGCGAGCCAAAGGCAGGCTCGGAGCAAACTCGGCTCAGCTCGACTCGTGTCCAGCCCTATATGATACCACATCCTCAATTTTTTCATTTAATTGCGTGACACATCATCAAAAAAGTCTAGGTGACATGCATGATACCATTTATGATACTtatattacgaccagccttaggtAAGGATTACATCATGGTAAAGTTGTCACCGTCGTGTATCCATCAATGGTCCAACGTTGGCAACAGTGCACAATAACCAATCCTTTTTTCTTGAGAAAAAAGTAGTAAATTACGTAATACGTAGCTAAGCAAGAGTGTATCGAGCATGTGTGACCTGTTGGACGAGAAATCCCTGAGGCATGCCGTGACGTTTCGCTGTAATAGCTAAACATAACGAGCACATGTCCCTACAATGCACATGCAGATGTCCTGCTGACACGGTGCTCACAAAATCACCTCTCTTACATCATCATCCTTGATGGTGCACGTTGTCTCGTCGGTCTATTTGATGAAGAGTACTTATTAGTTGATAAAAAaggaatatatatgtatatatatatatatatatatatatatagagagagagagagagagagagagaaagctaaGTTCCGAATAGTTAGAGTTTTGTGACAGATCAAAACGTATCAGACAATATTGGATCGTGATTGGACGGCCATCCTATCTTTGTGTGCTGATTTCAAACAATGTCGCTTTTCCATCTGATGGCCCCACCTGCATGCTGGCCATTGGTCCCTCCATCTCGATGTGAATGCTACCGTCATTTCTGTTCCAATGTGACAGGTTGGCTTGTTGTAGAGCGAGATGGAGAAAGACGTGAGAGATGGATGAAATGACAGGACGTTTTTCACTTATACATGCATGCAGTGGCGGAGGACGGACAAAAGTTGAGGTAGGGCGGGATTTGGTGACTAGCCACCGACAACGCGCGTCGATGCGCCGCCCTGCGTCCAGCCTGCACCGTTACGGGTCCTCCGCCATTGCATGCATGTTGCAGGCCCGTTACGGGCTGCTGCTTCCGGACGACCTCTTCCTAACCAATCTCTTCTCACCCTTGATTTGCATGGTGGGGCCGTCTCTCTTCATTTCCCAATCCTTTAATCCCACCTCAGTCTGTAACTCAGCTTCCATAAAATCCGCGCGTAGGAGTAGCAAAGCTCATCACTGGGCATGCAAGCATGTCGTATGCGGCTCTGAGTTCATGCACGTGTACTCTCTCTGTTTTTCAATAAAAGTTTTTCTAGGaatttcaatatggactatataTATGGAGCTAAAATGAGTAGTAAGCAGCGTTTTTCTTTGTGCATGTCGATGAGCAGGGCCATTTCATAATGCTAATTATTACTTGTTTTAGGTTTTTGCTTTTTGATCTTTGGGACCaataaaatgatattaatatcagcCACCGGACAGATCCACATGCGGTGTGCGGAGCGAGCTAGCATGGGGCGCCATTCATACGGCACCCACCATCAATCAGAGCTAGCTAGCTCGCGTGGATGGCCAAATTAAACTACCGACCCCGCAAATCCTCGCTGGTAAAGTACATTTTTAGAGTACCGACCCCTACCGGAAGACAAGCGAAAACATGTTTTAGAGCATCTACACCTAGGCCTTTCTTATCTAGTCATTCATTCCACGCATCGTGATTCGTGCAAATaaatttttcttttttctctctcatATAGAACATGTCTTGAGGTTCAGACCTTTGCAGAACAACAAAGCTTTCTAAATAGAATCTAGGATAAAAGAGTTAGATTTTTTGgtccaacataaatatacaaaataagTTGTTTTTCATTTAAAAAATCTTATTAGTAGTATTTATGTCGGACAAATAATTCTGAAAGATTTATCCTAAATTCTAGTTAGAAAGCTTTGACGCGCGGCAAAGATTTGAACTTCATGACATGTTCtatatgagagaaacaaaaaagtgaAAATTACTTGTAGAAAGTTAGTTGTGTCGCACGGATCTTAAATCGATATTGGAGAGCCAGGATAGAAGGGCATGGGTGCAGGTGCTCTAAAAATCTGCATCCGAAAGACAAGCCCCCTTGCAAACAAATCCTCGAACATGTGGCAGGTGGGGTGGCGAAGCGGCAGGAGCACGAGCAGGCATCGGCCTTGTCCTCGCTACAATGACGACAACCAGAGGAGCTCGAGAGGATAGAGGCCAGCGACGGTCGGCAAGAGCTAGCCGTGCTGCCAGAGTTAACGACGAAGGAGGACCAGCAGAGATCAAGCCATGACGATGCAGGAGGAGAGCAGGCGGTCAGAAACAAAAGGAGCCGGCTTGGCTAGGGCGACGAGGAGGACCGGCATAGGGCGGCGCCGGGAACAGTTGCGGGGTCCAGAGAAGACGACAGTCAGGGCGAGGAGACGACCTTGCCGACCATGGCGCTTGGGCGAAATCCAGCGAGGATGCGATGAAGCCAGAGAGAGGTGGGATGGAGACGATCCAGGGGAGAGGAGGCGTTGCGGGTGGGGATAGAAGGGAGGTTGGGGAAGTGTGGGGTGGAGGCTGCTTGCGGCTGTAGTGAGCAGAGAGGGAGGGGGCGCGAGGATGGGGACATCGGGGCCGGGTCGAGGTGTTCcgtgggtgcgtgtgtgtgtgtgtggacagaaTAGAATGACAGAGAGAGGTGAATGAACCGAATTGGAAAAATGACAAAGTTACCGTGGCGCACCACGTTCTGATGCGTCACAGGTAGAATAGCAATGCCGCTTATTTTATAGCCGAGGGACCCCAAATACCCGTGGCACACCCCATATTGATGCGCCACGGGTAGCACCCCTAGCCAGCTCGGCCAAGACATAGTCGTGGCGCATGCATATCTTTGTGCGCCACGGGTATCCAACCCACCAATAGCTGTTTTTCTAGTTGTGTGTTCATCGGATTGTGTAGGTGCCTAAGGACACTCGTAGACTTTACCACGGTTTACCGTTTCGATATCACGATCTCTCGTATTAGTCAGAGGAGTGTTCTAGATTTTGCTTGCAACGCGAGCCCATAAGATAGCCAAAACAATTGCCCGTCATAACATTTCCGTTGCAGATGTTTAATCAACTCATAGATGAAAACCTGCATAAAGTAATGGAACGCGACAATGGTGTAGACATGCATAAAGTAATATCATACTTTGATTCACAAGGCAAACCTTTGGCATATAATCTCGAATCTTCGAAACATCAATTCCAATTGACAACTTCATCCATAACCA
It contains:
- the LOC119338508 gene encoding protein NRT1/ PTR FAMILY 5.10-like produces the protein REHAARSSFFNWWYFCLAVGTTMALGGVGYIQESFGWAIGYGMLCTTVLCAAIVFLIGTSTYRLYTPTSGANNPVMLLARSIVSWLVKETRQEEEAAAIAKEVEEAHSMLHLLSIWAACLSYGMVFAQIMTLFNKQGRTLDRHIIGCLELPSAALLLFGPATILVFVPFYDRVLVPLLRSMTANPSGLTLLQRLGSGIAMSLAAVSTAALVESRRLKVAREHGLVDVAGATVPMSWMWLLPQHVMMATASVFAEVGMQEFFYDQMPHEQRSLGLALYYSVLGIGNFISVFLISLIDRITRSAGGDSWFADNLNRAHLDYFYCLLAGLNAVGFALFLWRASSYAYNNNNKMLC